From Motacilla alba alba isolate MOTALB_02 chromosome 20, Motacilla_alba_V1.0_pri, whole genome shotgun sequence, the proteins below share one genomic window:
- the SLA2 gene encoding LOW QUALITY PROTEIN: src-like-adapter 2 (The sequence of the model RefSeq protein was modified relative to this genomic sequence to represent the inferred CDS: substituted 1 base at 1 genomic stop codon), translated as IPVVCKSASGSGAEQDRVLGQPSQVSFALCLPGCYSLLVRCGKCSAWASVTGYHIHQLDTGXLYISPWLTFPSLHNLVDHYSEFSEGLCCPVCEPCPMEGPRAAPALTVLSVLRKPSLHWDKTESSFLFSEITSPPEDSPISHGLREAISSYLMLSETDTPEPDPTGKVVVRDE; from the exons ATCCCTGTAGTGTGTAAGAGTGCATCAGGCAGTGGGGCTGAGCAGGACAGGGtcctgggacagcccagccAAGTGTCCTttgccctgtgcctgccaggCTGCTATTCCCTGTTGGTGCGCTGTGGCAAGTGCTCTGCCTGGGCCTCAGTGACTGGCTACCACATCCACCAGCTGGATACTGGATGACTTTACATCTCACCCTGGCTCACCTTCCCCAGCCTGCACAACTTGGTGGACCACTACTCTG AGTTCAGcgaggggctctgctgccccgTCTGCGAGCCCTGCCCCATGGAAGGGCCAAGGGCGGCCCCAGCCCTCACAGTGCTCTCTGTCCTCAGGAAGCCATCACTCCACTGGGACAAGACTGAGAG ctccttcctgtTCTCGGAGATCACATCCCCACCGGAAGACTCTCCCATCAGCCACGGCCTGAGGGAAGCCATCAGCTCTTACCTGATGCTCTCAGAGACTGACACCCCCGAGCCAGACCCCACAGGAAAGGTGGTTGTTAGAGATGAGTAA